Proteins from a single region of Methanotorris igneus Kol 5:
- a CDS encoding UPF0254 family protein: MVDVKISVGTAECFTHAKIGITIHKAASGYKDFEFKEIFDKEELRMMSNVRVLASMFIPSIYAAEKLLNIKLPEPDYDYAYAKAYTEKNDLKVAYLMAKGLKDILNCNIAIGTTAGIGRGGICILTDKNKYLFTTDVYGNLLKHENILERQRNGIEKGLRKFIEILKREYLHTSSF, encoded by the coding sequence ATGGTTGATGTTAAAATCTCTGTAGGTACTGCTGAATGTTTTACTCATGCAAAAATTGGCATAACCATCCATAAAGCAGCAAGTGGATATAAGGATTTTGAATTCAAAGAAATTTTTGATAAAGAGGAGTTAAGAATGATGAGCAATGTTAGGGTTTTGGCATCAATGTTCATCCCATCCATCTATGCTGCTGAAAAATTGCTAAACATTAAACTCCCAGAACCTGATTACGACTACGCATATGCAAAGGCATATACGGAAAAAAATGATTTAAAGGTTGCTTATTTAATGGCTAAAGGATTAAAGGATATTTTAAACTGTAATATTGCAATAGGAACTACTGCAGGAATTGGGAGGGGAGGAATTTGCATATTAACAGACAAAAATAAATACTTATTCACAACGGATGTTTATGGGAATTTACTAAAACATGAAAATATTTTGGAGAGGCAAAGAAACGGCATTGAAAAAGGACTAAGAAAATTCATTGAAATTCTAAAAAGGGAATATCTACACACTTCTTCTTTTTGA
- a CDS encoding molybdenum cofactor biosynthesis protein MoaE, translating to MIKITKEDFNVEEEIKKMLEKHKNIGGVVTFVGVVRNVGIKDGEEKEVEKLEFECYEKMAIKKLEEIREEAMKKYDIIDAIIIHRIGTLKVGEKIVLIAVGAKHRKDAFLACEYLIDELKKVVPIWKKEYAKDGSYWVEYSGSTTK from the coding sequence ATGATTAAAATAACCAAGGAAGATTTTAATGTTGAAGAGGAAATAAAGAAGATGCTCGAAAAACATAAAAACATAGGTGGAGTTGTGACGTTTGTTGGTGTTGTTAGGAATGTGGGTATTAAAGATGGTGAAGAGAAAGAGGTTGAGAAATTAGAGTTTGAATGTTATGAAAAAATGGCAATAAAGAAGTTGGAAGAGATTAGAGAGGAAGCGATGAAAAAGTATGACATAATCGATGCAATAATAATCCATAGAATAGGAACTTTGAAAGTTGGGGAGAAAATTGTCTTAATTGCTGTTGGAGCAAAACACAGAAAAGATGCATTCCTTGCTTGTGAGTATTTGATTGATGAGTTAAAGAAGGTAGTTCCAATATGGAAAAAAGAATATGCTAAGGATGGTTCTTATTGGGTTGAGTATAGTGGTTCTACAACTAAATGA
- the larE gene encoding ATP-dependent sacrificial sulfur transferase LarE, with the protein MEELKKKLENLKKFFEGKKVIVAYSGGVDSSLVAKIASDTTETLAITIDNGFFSEDAIKKAEIRAKKYGIRHKVIKLENVKMHELEEPITQLKKNPTNRCYLCKKIMAIILINEKEKLGYDLIVDGTIYDDLFEDRPGIQAFREHGIKSPLAEFKISKKDVYELSNYLGMEIPKKETCLATRIRFNQEITEEKLKRVEMAEKFLSKYIKGTLRVRDDGGIARIEVNKDEIKKFFNEEFTKMVVDELKKLGFERVSLDLEGYKRPLKIKNK; encoded by the coding sequence ATGGAGGAATTAAAAAAGAAATTAGAAAATTTAAAAAAATTCTTTGAAGGTAAAAAGGTTATTGTTGCATATTCGGGAGGTGTGGATAGTTCGTTAGTTGCAAAAATTGCCTCAGATACTACAGAAACTTTGGCTATAACCATTGACAATGGATTCTTTTCAGAAGATGCTATAAAAAAAGCAGAGATTAGAGCAAAAAAATATGGAATTAGGCATAAAGTCATAAAACTTGAAAATGTTAAAATGCATGAATTAGAGGAACCCATCACTCAACTAAAAAAGAATCCAACAAATAGATGTTATCTATGCAAAAAGATAATGGCTATTATTTTAATTAATGAAAAAGAAAAATTAGGATATGATTTAATTGTTGATGGTACTATATATGATGATTTGTTTGAAGATAGGCCAGGAATACAGGCGTTTAGAGAGCATGGAATAAAATCCCCACTGGCAGAATTTAAAATCTCAAAAAAGGATGTTTATGAACTTTCAAACTATTTGGGCATGGAAATTCCAAAAAAAGAAACATGCCTTGCCACGAGAATAAGATTTAACCAAGAAATTACAGAGGAAAAATTGAAAAGGGTGGAGATGGCAGAGAAATTTTTATCAAAATATATAAAAGGAACTTTGAGAGTTAGGGATGATGGTGGAATAGCAAGGATTGAAGTGAATAAAGATGAGATAAAAAAATTTTTCAATGAGGAGTTTACTAAAATGGTCGTAGATGAGTTGAAAAAATTGGGATTTGAAAGGGTTAGTTTGGATTTGGAAGGATATAAAAGACCATTAAAAATAAAAAATAAATAA
- the surE gene encoding 5'/3'-nucleotidase SurE, with protein sequence MLDILLVNDDGIYSNGLIALKDALLEKFNARITIVAPTNQQSGIGRAISLFEPLRITKTKLADGSWGYAVSGTPTDCVILGIYEILKKVPDVVISGINIGENLGTEITTSGTLGAAFEGAHHGAKALASSLQVTSDHLKFKEGETPIDFTVPARITANVVEKMLDYDFPCDVVNLNIPEGATEKTPIEITRLARKMYTTHVEERIDPRGRSYYWIDGYPILEEEEDTDVYVVRRKGHISLTPLTLDTTIKNLEEFKKKYERILNE encoded by the coding sequence ATGTTGGATATACTGCTTGTTAATGATGATGGCATTTATTCAAATGGATTAATAGCTTTGAAGGATGCATTATTGGAAAAATTTAATGCGAGGATTACTATTGTAGCCCCAACAAATCAGCAGAGTGGTATTGGTAGGGCAATAAGTTTATTCGAGCCGTTAAGGATAACTAAAACCAAATTAGCAGATGGTTCTTGGGGATATGCAGTTTCAGGAACCCCAACAGATTGCGTTATATTGGGCATTTATGAGATATTAAAGAAGGTACCTGATGTAGTTATATCAGGAATAAACATTGGAGAAAACCTTGGGACTGAAATAACAACTTCTGGAACGTTGGGGGCTGCGTTTGAAGGGGCCCATCATGGGGCTAAGGCATTAGCATCATCACTCCAAGTTACCTCTGACCATCTAAAGTTTAAAGAGGGGGAGACCCCAATAGACTTCACAGTCCCAGCAAGAATTACTGCAAATGTTGTTGAGAAGATGTTGGATTATGATTTCCCATGTGATGTCGTCAACTTAAACATTCCAGAAGGAGCAACAGAAAAGACACCGATTGAAATCACAAGGTTGGCAAGGAAAATGTATACGACACACGTTGAGGAAAGAATAGATCCAAGAGGGAGGAGTTATTATTGGATTGATGGGTATCCTATTTTAGAGGAAGAGGAAGACACTGATGTCTATGTTGTTAGAAGAAAGGGACATATTTCTCTAACCCCATTAACATTAGACACAACAATTAAAAATTTAGAGGAATTTAAGAAAAAATATGAGAGAATATTAAATGAATGA
- the bioB gene encoding biotin synthase BioB codes for MEIFKFYEKSINNKIDFEDALELYENFDAYDLLYLAYKIKKAFKKNKIDLCSIINAKSGKCSENCAFCSQSIYHKTDIQVYPLKSKEEILNKAKKMEKCCNRFSIVVSGKSISDEEFEKVVEIIEEIKKQTKLKVCTSLGIIDKDKLKALKELDVRYHHNLESSRNHFKNICTTHTYEDRVKTIKKAKKLGLEVCSGGIFGLGEDFKERIDMMMDLKKLDVDSVALNILHPIKGTKMCDLIEKNEIKPISPMEALKSIAICRVIMPDKEIRLCGGREFNLHDLQCLSLLALDGLMVGDYLTTKGRVLEDDLRMIRDMGFIY; via the coding sequence ATGGAGATTTTTAAATTTTATGAAAAATCCATAAACAATAAGATTGATTTTGAAGATGCTTTAGAATTATATGAGAATTTTGATGCTTATGACCTTTTATACCTTGCATATAAAATAAAAAAGGCATTTAAGAAGAATAAAATTGACTTATGCTCTATAATCAATGCAAAAAGTGGAAAATGTTCTGAAAATTGCGCATTTTGCTCCCAATCAATATATCACAAAACAGACATTCAAGTTTATCCATTAAAATCTAAGGAAGAGATACTAAACAAAGCCAAAAAAATGGAAAAATGTTGTAATAGGTTCTCTATAGTTGTTAGTGGAAAATCTATAAGTGATGAGGAATTTGAGAAAGTTGTTGAGATTATTGAAGAGATAAAAAAACAAACAAAATTAAAGGTTTGTACTTCACTTGGTATTATAGATAAGGATAAATTAAAGGCTTTGAAGGAGTTGGATGTTAGATATCACCACAACTTAGAATCATCAAGGAATCACTTCAAAAACATCTGTACAACCCACACCTATGAAGATAGAGTTAAAACCATAAAAAAGGCAAAAAAATTAGGTTTAGAGGTTTGTAGTGGTGGAATATTTGGGCTAGGAGAGGATTTTAAAGAAAGAATAGATATGATGATGGATTTAAAAAAATTGGATGTGGATAGTGTTGCTTTAAACATTCTCCATCCAATTAAAGGGACGAAGATGTGTGATTTAATTGAAAAAAATGAGATAAAACCAATATCTCCAATGGAGGCTCTTAAAAGCATCGCTATTTGCAGAGTTATAATGCCAGATAAGGAAATAAGGCTCTGTGGTGGAAGAGAGTTTAATTTACATGATTTGCAGTGCTTGTCTTTACTTGCATTGGATGGGTTAATGGTTGGAGACTATTTAACAACAAAAGGAAGGGTTTTAGAGGACGACTTGAGGATGATAAGGGACATGGGTTTTATTTATTAA
- a CDS encoding DUF7839 domain-containing protein yields MKKRNITEFQILSEIVRKQPHVKQKEIADALDITIQAVSEHMRNLLKKGYIKSRGRGEYIITDKGMRVLKNWISEFKRYLDDVTQDLYKYKDVWPAIANEDLNEGDEVYLFMRKGLLYASKEIKTDAKGKVLEGGKKGEDVAICDIKGIIDVPRGKVTIIKIPPRIKGGSKNTNYELIKKVLEENEDVAIATMGTVANVVASKMGLHPDIRFAVSEGIVAACNRGCDVLALITGKMTEKVVRVLDKHKIGYTVLDATKED; encoded by the coding sequence ATGAAAAAAAGGAACATTACAGAATTCCAAATATTATCTGAAATAGTTAGAAAACAGCCACATGTGAAGCAGAAGGAAATAGCAGATGCCTTAGATATAACAATTCAGGCGGTTTCAGAACACATGAGGAACTTACTAAAAAAAGGATACATCAAATCAAGAGGTAGGGGAGAGTATATAATTACAGATAAAGGTATGAGGGTTTTAAAAAATTGGATTTCTGAATTTAAAAGATATTTGGATGATGTCACTCAAGATTTGTATAAATATAAGGATGTATGGCCTGCAATAGCAAATGAGGACTTGAATGAAGGGGATGAGGTCTATTTGTTTATGAGGAAAGGATTACTTTATGCCTCAAAAGAGATAAAAACAGATGCTAAGGGGAAGGTTCTTGAAGGCGGAAAAAAAGGGGAAGATGTCGCAATATGTGATATTAAGGGAATTATTGATGTGCCAAGAGGGAAAGTGACAATAATAAAAATCCCTCCAAGGATAAAGGGGGGTTCAAAAAACACAAACTACGAACTCATTAAAAAAGTTCTTGAGGAAAATGAAGATGTGGCAATTGCCACAATGGGAACTGTTGCAAATGTTGTTGCCTCTAAGATGGGTTTGCATCCTGATATTAGGTTTGCAGTTTCAGAGGGAATTGTTGCAGCGTGCAATAGGGGTTGTGACGTTTTGGCGTTGATAACAGGAAAGATGACTGAAAAAGTTGTTAGGGTTCTTGATAAACATAAAATAGGTTATACAGTGTTGGATGCTACAAAAGAGGATTAA
- the endA gene encoding tRNA-intron lyase produces MAKKQIVGILSDDRVVVFDKNGISRLCSRYYGEKNDDFLSLSLIEALYLTSLGWLVVKDSNGRLLSFEELYEYARNIEESLCIKYLVYKDLRNRGYTVKTGLKYGTDFRLYERGADIDKEHSVYLVKVFSEEKPCNISELTGFVRVAHSVRKKLLIAIVDADGDVVYYDMGFVRP; encoded by the coding sequence ATGGCAAAAAAGCAAATAGTGGGCATTCTGTCTGATGATAGGGTAGTGGTTTTTGATAAAAATGGAATTTCAAGGTTATGCTCGAGATATTATGGGGAGAAAAATGACGATTTTTTATCATTATCGTTAATAGAGGCACTTTACTTAACTTCTCTTGGATGGCTTGTTGTTAAAGATTCTAATGGTAGGTTATTATCTTTTGAAGAGCTTTATGAATATGCAAGAAATATAGAGGAGAGTTTATGCATAAAGTATCTTGTTTATAAGGATTTGAGAAATAGGGGCTATACTGTAAAAACTGGGCTAAAATATGGCACGGACTTTAGGTTATATGAAAGAGGGGCAGATATAGATAAAGAGCACTCAGTTTATCTTGTTAAGGTTTTCTCTGAAGAGAAGCCATGTAATATTTCAGAACTCACTGGATTTGTTAGAGTTGCACACTCTGTCAGAAAAAAATTGCTTATTGCCATTGTTGATGCTGATGGAGATGTGGTTTATTATGATATGGGGTTTGTTAGGCCTTAA
- a CDS encoding 16S rRNA methyltransferase, with amino-acid sequence MKNIILAKSALELIPKEIKGKVKKRKSLFKYDILDSNYHYKFMRDLKDWEMRGRPDIVHFSLLTILDSPICREGKLNVYVHTYDNKVIYINPKTRLPRNYFRFLGVMEKLLKGNPNPLMRVEEKTLEELLHEINAKRVILFSKEGKLSHPSVVKGYDTFIIGGFPKGTLNVDFENVDKISIYPEGLMAWTVCGICCSFLSY; translated from the coding sequence ATGAAAAACATAATATTGGCAAAATCTGCATTGGAGCTCATTCCAAAGGAAATTAAGGGTAAAGTTAAAAAAAGAAAATCATTATTTAAATATGATATCTTAGATTCAAATTATCACTACAAATTTATGAGGGATTTGAAGGACTGGGAGATGAGGGGAAGGCCTGATATTGTTCATTTCTCTCTTTTAACAATTTTAGATAGTCCAATATGCAGAGAAGGAAAATTAAACGTGTATGTCCACACCTATGATAATAAAGTTATCTATATAAATCCAAAAACACGATTGCCAAGGAATTACTTTAGATTTTTAGGGGTTATGGAGAAGTTGTTAAAAGGTAATCCAAATCCGTTAATGAGAGTTGAAGAAAAGACATTAGAGGAACTTTTACATGAAATTAATGCAAAAAGAGTTATTTTATTTAGTAAGGAAGGTAAACTTTCCCATCCATCTGTTGTTAAGGGTTACGATACATTTATAATAGGGGGCTTTCCTAAGGGGACATTGAATGTTGATTTTGAAAATGTTGATAAAATTTCCATCTATCCAGAGGGATTAATGGCTTGGACAGTTTGTGGAATTTGTTGTAGTTTTTTAAGTTATTAA
- a CDS encoding CRISPR-associated endonuclease Cas6, which produces MELPILMCRLKTNEPLKKSQTPYLRGYILNEFNKEDYKELHNHSNNGFIYTYPKIQYKIIGGDAVLIGIKEGINILGEIVLDIKKLELNHKVYTVTGGYVKVVFEEFGVSDEMKRYKFISPWVALNEKNYLKYKELDEDGRKNLLEKILIGNVLSMSKYLDYTVEEKLIVEILDVESLIVRYKGNKFIGFKGEFEINFDIPNYLGIGRKVSKGFGSVVKVK; this is translated from the coding sequence ATGGAACTTCCTATTTTAATGTGTAGGTTAAAAACAAATGAGCCTCTAAAAAAATCCCAAACTCCATATTTAAGGGGATATATTTTGAATGAATTTAATAAAGAGGATTATAAAGAGTTGCATAATCATAGTAATAATGGATTTATCTACACCTATCCAAAAATTCAATATAAAATTATTGGTGGAGATGCAGTTTTAATTGGCATAAAGGAAGGGATTAATATTTTGGGAGAGATTGTATTGGATATTAAAAAATTAGAGTTAAACCATAAGGTTTACACTGTTACTGGTGGATATGTAAAGGTTGTATTTGAGGAATTTGGGGTTTCTGATGAGATGAAAAGATACAAGTTTATCTCCCCATGGGTGGCATTAAATGAAAAGAATTATCTGAAATATAAAGAGTTGGATGAAGACGGGAGAAAAAATTTACTTGAAAAAATCTTAATTGGAAATGTATTATCTATGAGTAAGTATTTAGATTATACTGTTGAAGAGAAGTTAATTGTGGAAATTTTGGATGTTGAAAGTTTAATTGTTAGGTATAAGGGAAACAAGTTCATTGGTTTTAAAGGAGAATTTGAAATTAACTTCGATATCCCAAATTACTTAGGAATTGGGAGAAAAGTTTCCAAAGGATTTGGAAGTGTAGTTAAAGTTAAATAG
- the comC gene encoding L-sulfolactate dehydrogenase, whose translation MILLPENERKLIVDILTKYGVSEEDAKITADVFVDADLKGFTSHGIGRFPQYVEGLECGNINPNPNIKVVKETPATATIDGDFGLGQVVGKKAMELAIEKAKNVGIGAVATRNSNHFGIAGYYSEMAMREGLIGITITNTEPAMAPFGGKDKILGTNPVAIAFKGKKYVFSLDMATASIARGKILEMARLGKSIPEGCAVDKDGNLTTDPIKALEGSILPFGGPKGYGLALAIEALAAIGGAEMGTKVKGTANPKDKCTKGDLFMAIDPGAFWDREKFMEKVDELMDEIKNSEPAKGFSEVLIPGDIERMNMEKRKNGFEIDEVLYKRLKEICEKNGLDINDYVKVE comes from the coding sequence ATGATATTGTTGCCTGAAAATGAAAGAAAGTTGATTGTTGATATTTTAACAAAATATGGAGTGAGTGAAGAGGATGCAAAGATTACAGCAGATGTTTTTGTTGATGCTGATTTGAAAGGATTCACTTCCCATGGAATTGGAAGATTTCCTCAGTATGTTGAGGGACTTGAATGTGGAAATATAAACCCAAACCCAAACATAAAGGTAGTTAAGGAAACACCTGCAACTGCTACAATAGATGGAGATTTTGGACTTGGACAAGTTGTTGGAAAAAAAGCAATGGAGTTGGCAATTGAAAAGGCAAAAAATGTTGGAATTGGAGCAGTAGCAACAAGAAATTCAAACCACTTTGGTATTGCTGGATACTATTCAGAGATGGCTATGAGAGAGGGGTTAATTGGTATAACTATAACGAACACAGAACCTGCAATGGCACCGTTTGGAGGAAAGGATAAGATTTTGGGGACTAATCCAGTAGCCATTGCATTTAAAGGAAAAAAATATGTATTCTCTCTTGATATGGCTACAGCTTCAATTGCGAGGGGTAAAATCTTAGAAATGGCAAGGTTGGGCAAAAGTATTCCAGAAGGATGTGCAGTTGATAAAGATGGAAACTTAACAACAGACCCAATTAAAGCATTAGAAGGGAGTATTTTGCCTTTTGGAGGGCCGAAGGGTTATGGTTTAGCATTAGCAATTGAGGCTCTTGCGGCAATTGGTGGGGCAGAGATGGGGACAAAGGTAAAAGGAACTGCAAATCCAAAAGATAAGTGCACAAAAGGGGACTTGTTTATGGCTATAGATCCTGGTGCATTTTGGGATAGGGAGAAGTTTATGGAAAAGGTTGATGAGCTGATGGATGAGATAAAGAACTCTGAACCTGCAAAAGGATTTAGTGAGGTTTTAATTCCTGGAGATATTGAAAGAATGAACATGGAAAAAAGAAAAAATGGTTTTGAGATAGATGAAGTTTTATATAAAAGATTAAAGGAGATTTGTGAGAAAAATGGGTTAGATATTAATGATTATGTTAAAGTTGAATAA
- the prf1 gene encoding peptide chain release factor aRF-1, producing the protein MEEDKSKELYMFKKTLQELKSKKGKGTELISLYIPAGRRISDVTQYLREELSQSSNIKSKSTRKNVQSAIEVILQRLKLLKDPLEKGVIIFAGMVPRSGPGTEKMETYVLIPPEPIKTFIYRCDSQFYTEPLEEFLEEKDTYGVILIDRSEATIATVKGKNIQIHKRLTSGVPGKFKAGGQSARRLERLIDDAAHQFMVRVGEHATEVFLPLLEKKQLRGILVGGPGNTKNEFVEGDYLHHELKKIVLDTFDLCYTEEFGIRELLSKAEHLLKDLELMKEREVVQRFFKELIKEDGGLAAYGEKEVLEALIMGAVDTLIVSEDINMVRVKIKCNNCEYTEELNIKKDELPKLEEALKEKTCPQCEGALVIEETKDFIEYLSELCEMSGTKLCIVSRETEEGAQISKAFKGLAAILRFKLHQ; encoded by the coding sequence ATGGAAGAGGACAAATCAAAAGAATTGTATATGTTTAAAAAGACACTCCAAGAACTAAAAAGTAAAAAAGGAAAAGGAACCGAACTTATCAGTTTGTATATTCCAGCAGGAAGAAGAATATCTGACGTTACTCAATATTTAAGGGAAGAGTTATCACAATCCTCAAACATCAAGAGTAAAAGTACAAGGAAAAACGTCCAATCAGCAATCGAAGTTATCTTGCAAAGATTAAAGCTTTTAAAAGATCCTCTTGAAAAAGGGGTCATTATATTTGCTGGAATGGTTCCAAGAAGCGGTCCAGGAACTGAAAAAATGGAAACCTATGTTTTAATCCCTCCAGAACCAATAAAAACATTCATATACAGATGTGATTCTCAATTTTATACTGAACCACTTGAAGAATTCTTAGAAGAAAAAGACACCTATGGTGTTATATTAATTGATAGAAGTGAGGCGACAATAGCAACAGTGAAAGGGAAAAACATACAAATTCATAAAAGATTAACAAGTGGAGTTCCAGGTAAATTTAAAGCAGGAGGACAGTCTGCAAGAAGGTTGGAGAGGCTTATTGATGATGCTGCTCACCAGTTCATGGTTAGGGTTGGAGAGCATGCAACAGAGGTATTCCTCCCACTATTAGAAAAGAAACAGTTAAGAGGTATCTTAGTTGGAGGTCCAGGAAACACAAAAAATGAGTTCGTGGAAGGAGATTATTTACACCACGAATTAAAAAAGATTGTTTTGGATACTTTTGACTTGTGCTACACTGAGGAGTTTGGTATAAGGGAATTGTTAAGCAAAGCAGAGCACTTATTGAAGGATTTAGAATTGATGAAAGAAAGGGAAGTTGTTCAAAGATTCTTTAAAGAGTTAATTAAAGAAGATGGTGGATTAGCAGCGTATGGTGAAAAAGAGGTTCTTGAAGCATTGATAATGGGAGCAGTTGATACACTCATCGTTTCAGAGGATATAAATATGGTCAGAGTCAAGATAAAATGTAATAACTGTGAATATACTGAAGAATTAAACATCAAAAAGGATGAATTACCTAAACTTGAAGAGGCTTTGAAAGAAAAAACATGTCCACAATGTGAGGGAGCATTGGTAATAGAAGAAACAAAGGACTTCATAGAATATCTTTCAGAACTCTGTGAAATGAGCGGAACAAAATTGTGTATAGTTTCAAGGGAAACAGAAGAAGGAGCTCAAATATCAAAAGCATTTAAAGGTTTAGCAGCAATATTGAGATTCAAATTACATCAATAA
- the pth2 gene encoding aminoacyl-tRNA hydrolase has translation MYKQAIVIRNDLKMGKGKIAAQACHAAIEAFLDAEKICPNVVKEWLREGQKKVVLKVNSEKELFDIYLTAKSLGLPCSLIKDAGRTQLEPGTTTAVGIGPEKEEKIDKVVGHLKLL, from the coding sequence ATGTATAAGCAAGCAATAGTGATAAGGAATGACTTAAAAATGGGAAAAGGAAAAATCGCTGCCCAAGCATGTCATGCGGCAATAGAGGCATTCTTAGATGCTGAAAAGATATGCCCAAATGTTGTTAAAGAATGGTTAAGAGAAGGTCAGAAAAAGGTTGTTCTAAAGGTTAATTCAGAAAAAGAGTTGTTTGATATTTATTTAACTGCGAAATCTCTTGGATTACCTTGCAGTTTAATTAAAGATGCTGGAAGAACACAATTAGAACCTGGAACGACAACTGCTGTAGGCATTGGCCCAGAAAAAGAAGAAAAAATTGATAAAGTTGTTGGGCATTTAAAATTATTATAA
- a CDS encoding UPF0280 family protein, with protein MNLNLIEERIIIKETNMLLKVDGKKYVKLARNTILKERMQLENYILRNPIFLTTFEPIDVEEDAPKIVKLMARASKNANVGPMAAVAGTISQLVMENLLKYGSRNVIAENGGDIALRCEKDVVVGLFAGTSPLSGEVGFKLKKEKIKNGYGVCTSSGTVGHSVSFGNADAVVVFAKEASIADAAATSIGNYAVGKEDEAINRCLEKAEEIENIDGVLVVVGKYAGKIGKIPQLVKTDKKAVLSEFFEII; from the coding sequence ATGAATTTAAATTTAATTGAGGAGAGGATAATAATAAAGGAAACAAACATGCTTTTGAAGGTAGATGGTAAAAAATACGTAAAATTAGCAAGAAATACTATCCTAAAAGAGAGAATGCAACTTGAAAACTACATATTAAGGAATCCAATATTTTTGACAACTTTTGAGCCAATAGATGTGGAGGAAGATGCTCCAAAGATTGTTAAGCTCATGGCAAGGGCAAGTAAAAATGCAAATGTTGGGCCAATGGCTGCAGTTGCAGGAACAATAAGCCAATTGGTGATGGAGAATTTATTAAAATATGGCTCGAGGAATGTTATTGCTGAAAATGGTGGAGATATAGCATTGAGATGTGAGAAAGATGTGGTTGTTGGGTTATTTGCTGGAACATCTCCATTATCTGGCGAAGTTGGATTTAAATTGAAAAAGGAGAAAATTAAAAATGGATATGGTGTTTGCACGTCCTCAGGGACTGTTGGGCATTCAGTAAGTTTTGGAAATGCTGATGCGGTGGTTGTATTTGCAAAAGAAGCAAGTATAGCAGATGCAGCAGCAACGAGCATTGGAAACTATGCAGTGGGAAAAGAGGATGAAGCAATAAATAGATGCTTAGAGAAGGCAGAGGAAATTGAGAACATTGATGGCGTTCTTGTGGTTGTTGGAAAATATGCTGGAAAAATAGGAAAGATCCCACAATTAGTTAAAACTGATAAAAAAGCAGTATTAAGCGAATTTTTTGAGATAATATAA
- a CDS encoding P-II family nitrogen regulator, whose product MKKIEAIIRPSKLEDVKNALKDAGFIGMTVSEVKGRGVQGGIVERYRGREYTVDLLPKVKIEIVVKDEDVEKVIDIICENAKTGEFGDGKIFVIPVEEVIRVRTKERNEKAI is encoded by the coding sequence ATGAAGAAAATAGAGGCAATAATAAGACCATCAAAGTTAGAAGATGTTAAGAACGCTCTCAAAGATGCAGGGTTTATAGGAATGACTGTATCTGAAGTTAAGGGAAGAGGGGTTCAAGGAGGAATTGTTGAGAGGTATAGGGGTAGGGAATATACGGTTGATTTACTCCCAAAAGTAAAGATTGAAATTGTTGTTAAAGATGAGGATGTGGAAAAAGTCATTGACATAATCTGCGAGAACGCCAAAACTGGAGAATTTGGGGATGGAAAGATATTCGTTATTCCAGTAGAAGAGGTTATAAGGGTAAGAACAAAAGAAAGAAATGAAAAGGCAATCTAA